A single window of Verrucomicrobiota bacterium DNA harbors:
- a CDS encoding C-terminal binding protein — MKLCYLNPPYQDLSTEHQPLRDAGIELVPCAVHGEEEVIRAARDADAILTVTDPITARVAEALESCKVIVRLGVGYDVIDVAACRRRGILVCNVPDYGTEEVANHALALCFAVHRRIRAYDGNVRSGRWGHALPWPIHRLSTLRAGVLGLGRIGTAFAKGIQPFVREVVAFDPFLSAEQFQTKGVTQAALPEIFETCDLISLHLPLSKENHHLISEAAIAQMKRKPILINVSRGGLIDSPALIRALQSGQVSGAGLDVFESEPDVPAELLALENVVLSPHVAWYSVEADLQLRRSAIEEIVRVLRGQPPRNPVH; from the coding sequence ATGAAACTCTGCTACCTGAATCCACCCTACCAGGACCTGTCGACCGAGCATCAGCCGCTCCGCGACGCCGGCATCGAGTTAGTTCCCTGTGCGGTGCATGGCGAAGAAGAAGTGATCCGCGCAGCGAGAGATGCCGACGCGATCCTGACGGTCACTGATCCCATCACCGCCCGCGTCGCGGAGGCACTTGAGTCTTGCAAGGTCATCGTGCGCCTCGGCGTCGGTTATGACGTGATCGACGTTGCCGCCTGCCGAAGGCGCGGCATCCTCGTCTGCAACGTGCCCGATTACGGCACCGAGGAGGTGGCGAACCATGCCCTGGCGCTTTGTTTTGCCGTGCACCGGCGGATCCGTGCCTACGATGGAAATGTCAGGAGCGGCCGCTGGGGTCACGCGCTCCCCTGGCCCATTCACCGGTTGAGCACGCTGCGGGCAGGCGTCCTGGGCCTTGGAAGAATCGGGACCGCCTTCGCTAAAGGAATTCAGCCGTTCGTCCGTGAGGTGGTCGCGTTCGACCCGTTCCTTTCCGCAGAGCAGTTCCAGACCAAAGGGGTCACTCAGGCCGCACTCCCGGAGATTTTTGAAACCTGCGACCTCATCAGCCTGCACCTGCCGCTCTCGAAGGAGAACCATCATCTCATTTCCGAAGCAGCCATTGCGCAGATGAAACGCAAGCCGATCCTGATCAACGTGAGCCGGGGCGGTCTGATCGACAGCCCCGCGCTGATCCGAGCGCTTCAAAGCGGGCAGGTTTCCGGCGCCGGACTTGACGTATTTGAGAGTGAACCGGACGTTCCCGCCGAATTGCTCGCGCTGGAAAACGTCGTACTGAGCCCTCACGTGGCCTGGTATTCCGTGGAAGCCGACCTCCAACTGCGCCGGAGTGCGATTGAGGAGATCGTCCGTGTGCTGAGGGGACAACCGCCCCGCAACCCGGTGCATTGA